The following proteins are co-located in the Brevibacillus laterosporus DSM 25 genome:
- a CDS encoding phosphodiester glycosidase family protein translates to MNKKPARFLALMLATTVAYGAIFPVVLPAYVVEAATVGPLTMVWQTPIGEGTTLTHYEKAYGDQKSKIYITKVDLNNEYVEVKPIYGTNGHVTEKQSITKMTNEAGAIAGVNADFFNMSLRGAPFGIVVKDGETISSMGHLPYYYSLGITADKIASIERFGFTGLVTSQNGKNMNLRGINKEEYSSTAGKSHENQLNMYTPAFGKTSLGTIKGYKGVVEVVFRNGIATEVRVDQPGAAIPADGFVLWGHGTAAQLLQQEFPVGSSVTVNSQTTPNSKEWVQAVGGHALLVNQGKVASISADSAVMGKTARTGVGVSKDGKTLYIVSVEQGSASRGVTLVEFAQIMVEAGSYMAANFDGGGSQTLAVRMLGETEAKLANRPMQGVERRVPTGLGVFNTAPAGDLAGFQLTGPTETLIGQAIQFGTKAYDNHYLPYKIDANQISWGVEGDSGSFEGTSFIARQSGTSVVTASVNGIQTKKNIHVVSGAEVEQVMVSPSPLTVMPGQTLPLDIKIKTKKGQLVTATPLSVKTSVSNELVHINEQMQLVAGEQTGQATLTVSYDGKTTSVPITVGATEQQWINFDNIAGISFAGNPEVLTSKGYFLLQSEQVHGSGKSAKLTYDFSGASSANTRFAYGKMGAAPIAIPGQPIGMGLWVYGDNSNHWLRAEVIDSKGKTHYVDLAKEIDWTGWKQLRGYFPSNAAYPLQLKSIYLANLPEGTESRPEKGSIYMDDATLLVPYGQQFSDIVNHPYKKEILYMAEQDFVKGLSANKFGPDVALTRAQYVSLLARVFNWELPTQPKLSFKDKVPSYAQGAVQVAVSMELVKGYKDNTFRPDQPVTRAEAAIILDRILQQSATPKVQLKDQKQIPSWASTPVANIVGLGLIDPIQGNFKPDSPTTRAVCVAALYRLIQR, encoded by the coding sequence ATGAATAAGAAGCCAGCTCGGTTTCTGGCGTTAATGCTGGCTACAACTGTGGCATACGGGGCAATTTTTCCTGTCGTGCTACCTGCCTATGTAGTAGAAGCTGCGACAGTGGGACCGTTAACAATGGTTTGGCAAACGCCAATTGGGGAAGGTACAACCTTAACGCATTATGAAAAGGCTTATGGTGACCAAAAGAGCAAAATCTACATAACGAAAGTGGATCTGAATAATGAATACGTAGAAGTGAAGCCCATTTATGGAACAAATGGGCATGTAACAGAAAAACAATCTATCACTAAAATGACGAATGAAGCAGGAGCAATCGCTGGTGTCAATGCTGACTTCTTCAATATGTCTCTACGTGGCGCACCATTCGGAATTGTTGTAAAAGATGGAGAAACAATTTCCTCAATGGGGCATTTACCGTATTACTACAGCCTAGGGATTACTGCTGATAAGATAGCGTCCATTGAACGATTTGGGTTCACGGGACTCGTCACCTCTCAAAATGGTAAAAATATGAACCTGCGTGGAATTAATAAGGAGGAATATTCTTCTACAGCAGGAAAAAGCCATGAGAATCAGCTTAATATGTATACACCTGCTTTTGGGAAGACTAGCTTAGGTACAATTAAAGGCTATAAAGGTGTGGTAGAGGTAGTTTTTCGAAATGGCATAGCTACTGAGGTCCGTGTGGATCAACCTGGGGCAGCGATTCCTGCTGATGGCTTTGTTTTATGGGGACACGGAACTGCTGCCCAACTTCTACAACAAGAGTTTCCAGTCGGCTCTTCAGTGACTGTAAATTCACAAACTACTCCCAATTCCAAAGAGTGGGTCCAGGCAGTAGGTGGTCATGCTTTGCTAGTCAATCAGGGGAAAGTCGCTAGCATTTCCGCCGATAGTGCAGTTATGGGTAAAACAGCTCGAACTGGTGTTGGAGTCTCTAAGGACGGTAAGACACTATACATTGTAAGTGTGGAACAAGGTAGCGCCAGCCGTGGGGTAACACTGGTAGAGTTTGCCCAGATAATGGTTGAAGCAGGTTCTTATATGGCAGCTAACTTTGATGGTGGTGGTTCACAAACATTAGCAGTCCGCATGCTGGGGGAGACAGAAGCTAAACTAGCTAATCGCCCTATGCAGGGTGTAGAGCGTCGAGTTCCAACGGGATTGGGTGTATTTAATACAGCACCTGCTGGAGATTTAGCCGGTTTCCAATTAACGGGACCTACGGAAACACTAATTGGACAAGCTATTCAGTTTGGAACCAAAGCATACGATAACCACTATTTACCTTATAAAATTGATGCCAATCAGATTTCTTGGGGTGTAGAAGGGGATTCTGGATCATTTGAAGGAACCTCATTTATTGCACGTCAATCAGGCACTTCTGTTGTTACAGCTAGTGTAAATGGAATTCAAACAAAGAAAAATATTCATGTCGTTAGTGGTGCTGAGGTAGAGCAGGTGATGGTCTCACCATCTCCGCTTACAGTAATGCCAGGCCAAACATTGCCACTTGATATAAAAATCAAAACGAAAAAAGGACAGTTGGTCACAGCAACACCATTATCTGTAAAAACGTCTGTTAGCAATGAACTTGTACACATTAATGAACAAATGCAATTGGTTGCAGGAGAACAAACCGGACAAGCTACCTTGACTGTATCTTACGACGGTAAAACCACTTCGGTACCAATTACAGTAGGGGCTACTGAGCAGCAATGGATCAATTTTGATAATATTGCCGGTATTTCATTTGCAGGCAATCCAGAGGTTCTGACTTCGAAAGGTTACTTCTTGCTCCAAAGTGAACAAGTACATGGTTCTGGTAAATCTGCTAAATTAACATATGATTTCAGTGGGGCATCATCTGCCAATACCCGCTTTGCTTATGGAAAAATGGGTGCCGCACCTATAGCGATTCCTGGACAACCAATAGGTATGGGATTATGGGTCTATGGAGATAACAGTAATCACTGGCTTCGTGCTGAAGTAATTGATAGCAAGGGTAAAACACATTATGTGGATCTTGCCAAGGAAATAGACTGGACCGGTTGGAAACAGCTTAGAGGCTATTTCCCATCAAATGCAGCTTATCCTTTGCAACTGAAAAGTATATATCTAGCTAATTTGCCTGAAGGTACTGAATCGCGTCCAGAAAAAGGAAGCATCTACATGGACGATGCAACATTGTTGGTGCCATACGGTCAACAGTTTAGCGATATTGTCAATCATCCGTATAAAAAAGAGATTCTATATATGGCTGAGCAGGATTTTGTGAAAGGACTTTCTGCTAATAAATTTGGTCCAGACGTCGCTTTAACACGTGCTCAATATGTTTCGCTATTAGCTAGGGTGTTTAATTGGGAGCTACCGACTCAACCTAAATTGAGCTTCAAGGATAAGGTTCCTTCGTATGCTCAGGGTGCGGTACAAGTAGCGGTATCCATGGAATTGGTGAAAGGATATAAGGACAATACCTTCCGTCCAGATCAGCCTGTTACACGAGCGGAAGCGGCCATCATTCTGGATCGGATTCTACAGCAATCAGCTACGCCTAAGGTGCAGCTGAAGGATCAAAAGCAAATTCCTTCGTGGGCATCAACTCCTGTTGCTAATATAGTAGGTTTAGGGTTAATTGATCCAATTCAAGGAAATTTCAAACCTGATAGCCCAACCACACGCGCTGTTTGTGTTGCAGCCTTATACCGTTTAATTCAACGATAA